Proteins encoded in a region of the Vibrio sp. CB1-14 genome:
- a CDS encoding ureidoglycolate lyase, which produces MSNGIRRIKIELLDKRTFAEFGDVIEVDNSDYFMINNGSTRRYHKLSEADVADQGGRAIISIFQATPLQYPLTIEMLERHPLGSQAFIPLLGQPYLIVVAPKGDTPSLANCRAFLSNGKQGVNYHKGVWHHPVLALTDQDQFLIVDRAGDGNNCDEVFFNEGLIQISLDDLPSFADKMQQDKDEQRVSV; this is translated from the coding sequence ATGAGTAATGGTATACGTCGAATCAAAATAGAGCTTCTGGACAAGCGTACATTTGCCGAGTTTGGGGATGTGATAGAGGTGGACAATAGCGACTACTTTATGATCAATAACGGGTCAACACGTCGCTATCATAAGCTTTCTGAGGCTGATGTGGCAGATCAGGGTGGCAGAGCCATCATTAGTATCTTTCAAGCGACGCCTTTGCAGTATCCACTGACGATTGAAATGCTGGAAAGGCATCCTTTGGGGTCGCAAGCATTCATACCATTACTTGGACAACCGTATCTTATCGTCGTCGCGCCAAAGGGAGATACCCCGTCGTTAGCGAACTGCCGTGCTTTTCTCAGCAACGGTAAGCAAGGGGTGAATTACCATAAAGGCGTTTGGCATCATCCAGTATTGGCTCTTACAGACCAAGACCAGTTTTTAATAGTCGATAGAGCTGGGGATGGAAACAATTGCGATGAAGTGTTTTTCAATGAAGGGCTCATTCAAATAAGCCTTGATGATCTCCCTAGCTTCGCCGATAAGATGCAACAAGATAAGGATGAGCAGCGAGTCTCTGTCTAA